A region of Sulfurimonas sp. DNA encodes the following proteins:
- a CDS encoding bifunctional aldolase/short-chain dehydrogenase, giving the protein MKSLWNNNEAKKYKTDLDLRVYTSRLLGQDSSLVLHGGGNTSVKSTAINLFGDEEEILYVKGSGWDLATIEAEGFAPVKMEMLLKMAKLEELNDPDMVKYQRLAMTNPSAPNPSVEAILHAIIPFKFVDHTHTDAVVTITNTKGGEDKIKELYGDKVLIIPYIMPGFVLAKLIYDMTRDVDWSQLEGMVLMNHGLFTFNDNAQKSYEKTIELVDKAEKYLAQNGAVINVTDDKTTIGILELANIRREVSKLKKHATISILNDSNEAINFSKQDIEKIATQGPLTPDHVIRTKRIPVILRDGAKIDLAYFVEDYKKYFEENKTDETLLNPAPNFAILKNNGSLSFGKNAKEANIIKDINEHSFEAILKAEKLGGYKALSAAKIFEVEYWSLEQAKLKKSGNSLEFGGKVALVTGGASGIGRSIAQMLNAKGAAVVVLDINPEVEQIFNKADAKGVKCDLTSSSDIKNAIEVAVKSFGGIDIVVSNAGIFTPSENLDTLSDENWEKSMNINLTSHQKLIKQTAPFLKLGIDASIIMVASKNFPAPGKGAAAYSVAKAGQTQLARIAALEFGEYGVRVNTLHPHAVFDTAIWTDEVLANRAKAYGMSVQEYKTNNVLKTEIRSNDVAELVCAMAGKAFAKTTGAQVAIDGGSDRII; this is encoded by the coding sequence ATGAAAAGTTTATGGAATAATAACGAAGCAAAAAAGTACAAAACAGATTTAGATTTAAGAGTTTATACATCAAGACTTTTAGGACAAGATAGCTCTTTAGTTTTACATGGTGGTGGAAATACTTCTGTGAAATCGACTGCTATAAATCTTTTTGGTGATGAAGAAGAGATACTTTATGTAAAGGGAAGTGGTTGGGATTTAGCAACTATTGAAGCTGAAGGTTTTGCTCCTGTTAAGATGGAAATGTTACTTAAAATGGCGAAATTAGAAGAGTTAAACGACCCAGATATGGTTAAGTATCAAAGACTTGCTATGACAAACCCATCTGCTCCAAACCCTTCTGTTGAAGCTATTCTTCATGCTATTATCCCTTTTAAATTTGTTGACCATACTCATACAGACGCTGTTGTGACTATTACAAATACAAAAGGTGGCGAAGATAAAATAAAAGAACTTTATGGAGATAAAGTTCTAATTATTCCTTATATTATGCCAGGGTTCGTTCTTGCAAAATTGATTTATGATATGACTAGAGATGTTGATTGGTCTCAGTTAGAAGGTATGGTTCTTATGAATCATGGTCTTTTTACTTTTAACGATAACGCACAAAAGTCTTATGAAAAAACCATAGAGTTAGTTGATAAGGCTGAGAAATATTTGGCTCAAAATGGTGCAGTTATAAATGTAACTGATGATAAAACTACTATTGGGATTTTAGAATTAGCAAATATAAGACGAGAAGTATCAAAACTTAAAAAACATGCAACTATTTCTATATTAAACGATTCAAATGAAGCGATAAACTTCTCGAAACAAGATATAGAAAAAATAGCAACGCAGGGTCCTTTAACTCCTGATCATGTTATAAGAACAAAAAGAATTCCAGTAATATTAAGAGATGGTGCTAAGATTGATTTAGCTTATTTCGTTGAGGATTATAAAAAGTATTTTGAAGAAAATAAAACTGATGAAACTCTTTTAAATCCAGCTCCAAATTTTGCAATATTAAAAAACAATGGAAGCCTCTCTTTTGGTAAAAATGCAAAAGAAGCAAATATTATTAAAGATATAAATGAGCATTCGTTTGAAGCAATTTTAAAGGCTGAGAAATTAGGTGGATATAAAGCTTTAAGTGCGGCAAAAATATTTGAAGTTGAGTATTGGAGCTTAGAACAAGCTAAACTAAAAAAGAGTGGAAATTCTCTTGAATTTGGGGGAAAAGTTGCACTTGTAACTGGTGGAGCTAGTGGTATTGGTCGCTCTATTGCACAGATGCTAAATGCTAAAGGTGCGGCAGTAGTTGTTCTTGATATAAATCCTGAGGTAGAGCAGATATTTAATAAGGCTGATGCTAAAGGTGTGAAGTGCGATTTAACTTCAAGTTCTGATATAAAAAATGCTATAGAAGTTGCTGTTAAAAGTTTTGGAGGGATTGATATAGTTGTAAGTAATGCAGGTATTTTTACTCCAAGTGAAAACCTTGATACATTAAGTGATGAAAATTGGGAAAAAAGTATGAATATAAATCTAACTTCCCATCAAAAACTTATAAAACAAACAGCACCATTTTTAAAACTTGGTATAGATGCTAGCATCATTATGGTCGCATCTAAAAACTTCCCAGCACCAGGAAAAGGAGCGGCTGCTTACTCTGTTGCAAAAGCAGGTCAAACTCAACTAGCAAGAATTGCGGCACTTGAATTTGGTGAATATGGTGTTAGAGTAAATACTCTGCATCCTCATGCTGTTTTTGATACTGCAATTTGGACAGATGAAGTTTTAGCCAATCGTGCAAAAGCTTATGGAATGAGTGTCCAAGAATATAAAACAAATAATGTTTTAAAGACTGAAATTCGTTCTAATGATGTAGCAGAGTTAGTTTGTGCAATGGCTGGAAAGGCATTTGCTAAAACAACAGGTGCTCAAGTTGCCATAGATGGCGGAAGTGACAGGATTATATAA
- a CDS encoding helix-hairpin-helix domain-containing protein has product MKLFVMIILGFSLLFGSVDINTASKKELSSLNGIGTIKAEAIIAYRKTNCFKNVKELAKVKGIGNKTVEKNKSDLTASPCK; this is encoded by the coding sequence ATGAAGTTATTTGTGATGATTATTTTAGGGTTTAGTTTATTGTTTGGAAGTGTTGATATTAACACCGCTTCAAAGAAAGAGTTAAGTAGTTTAAATGGCATCGGAACTATAAAAGCAGAGGCAATTATTGCTTATAGAAAAACAAATTGTTTTAAAAATGTAAAAGAACTTGCAAAAGTAAAAGGCATTGGTAATAAAACTGTTGAAAAAAATAAAAGTGATTTAACTGCAAGTCCTTGTAAATAG
- a CDS encoding glucose-6-phosphate isomerase has protein sequence MKYTNNFNPTISDTKLFNEIEKEKKDIGYYNLVYQDTSSFKEYAASVKQKNIMVIGIGGSTLGTYAIYKFLKHSKTLSKKLYFLETTDPIDIRSKIEAVDLKDTLFVVISKSGTTIETISIFKYINSLVKCDKNNTLIITENDSKLKSYADKNSIKTFDIPKNVGGRFSVFSAVGLLPLAMVGLDIDKLLSGVKSTHNSFFNKKDVFHRLLKKARFFTEYKNRFNINVVFSYSSRLEGFNKWYIQLWGESLGKIDINETPQGLTPIGIIGPIDQHSFLQLIVEGKRDKTVTVIKVDDFYSNLKIPHIKLEGLEELDYIDGLEFSSLINSQADATIESINNLNDIPCDVITIDAVNEEAIAGLMYEYELLTSICAKFMYIDAYNQPGVESGKIILKEKLKK, from the coding sequence ATGAAATATACAAATAATTTTAACCCAACCATTTCAGATACAAAGCTGTTTAACGAGATAGAAAAAGAGAAAAAAGATATTGGTTATTACAACTTAGTATATCAAGATACTTCCTCATTTAAAGAGTATGCCGCGTCAGTAAAGCAAAAAAACATTATGGTTATTGGCATCGGTGGAAGTACGCTTGGAACTTATGCCATTTACAAGTTTTTAAAACATTCTAAAACACTTAGTAAAAAACTTTACTTTTTAGAGACAACTGATCCTATAGATATACGCTCAAAAATAGAAGCAGTTGATTTAAAAGATACACTTTTTGTAGTTATTTCGAAATCTGGGACTACAATAGAGACTATCTCTATATTTAAGTATATAAATTCACTCGTTAAATGTGATAAAAATAATACTTTAATTATTACAGAAAACGATTCTAAACTTAAATCTTACGCAGATAAAAATAGTATAAAAACTTTTGATATTCCAAAAAATGTTGGTGGAAGATTTTCTGTATTTAGTGCTGTTGGATTACTTCCTTTAGCTATGGTAGGTTTAGATATAGATAAACTTTTAAGTGGAGTAAAGAGTACACATAACTCATTTTTTAATAAAAAAGATGTTTTTCATAGACTCTTAAAAAAAGCAAGATTTTTTACAGAGTATAAAAATAGATTTAATATAAATGTAGTCTTTTCTTACTCTTCAAGGCTTGAAGGTTTTAACAAATGGTATATTCAACTTTGGGGGGAGAGTTTAGGTAAAATAGATATAAATGAAACTCCCCAAGGTCTTACACCTATAGGAATTATTGGACCAATAGACCAGCACTCCTTTTTGCAACTTATAGTAGAAGGAAAAAGGGATAAAACAGTAACTGTGATAAAAGTGGATGATTTTTATAGTAATTTGAAAATACCACACATAAAACTTGAAGGATTAGAAGAGTTAGACTATATAGATGGCTTAGAATTTTCTTCTCTTATAAATAGCCAAGCAGATGCAACTATAGAGTCCATAAATAACTTAAATGATATACCATGCGATGTTATAACCATAGATGCTGTTAATGAAGAAGCAATAGCAGGGTTAATGTATGAGTATGAACTTCTTACTTCTATTTGTGCTAAGTTTATGTACATAGATGCATATAATCAACCTGGGGTTGAGAGCGGGAAAATCATACTTAAAGAGAAGCTAAAAAAATAA
- a CDS encoding STT3 domain-containing protein has product MNNISSQTKLTVGYILIALAFSVAMRLIWVYQFSGYEPYMFNGQFMINTNDGYYWAEGARDILSGVSQDNDLSPIITATSILTAFFAYIFPFSFETIMFYMPVVLGSLVVIPIVLIAKSIDNLELGFIAALLASIAWSYYNRTMVGYYDTDMLNVVLPMFLLWSIILAIQTNENKYLLITALDILVYRWWYPQSYALEFSFFGLILLYTLVWDRKNLYNYKLLAIMMFAMLNIDGFIRFPIVIGLFYAFKQEKFQKYIYPIFAISVVAFFTTGGFNPIWSKLKAYVFKDAIVATKDGLNLHFYSVMQTVREAGQISFERFANRISGHIITLLLSVVGYIYLVYKHRIMILGLPMIGLGFLALTGGLRFTIYAVPLMAFGVAFLITELSVKMPTKKLKYLSIIAFTLAILYPNYKHIDAYKVPTVFNVDEVKVLNKLKIIADREDYVVSWWDYGFPIRYYADVKTLIDGGKHSGSVNFPVSYVLTNPSHKAAKMARLDVEYTEKAFDIREKNKHLEESKRVRLKTNIEEMTKDYGFKDTNDFLASLSTEIKLPKKTRDIYLFLPFKMLGIYPTVKVFSNLNLMNGKQKREPFFYMSRNFNETQNTIELGSGVSLSKAQGIINIGGEKVGVKRIVTTYYDKRGTLQKNITMTNYNAPVSLIYMSTYKTFLVVDEQTYNSLYIQLMVLEEYDRNLFEQVLTNPHVKVYKLKI; this is encoded by the coding sequence TTGAATAATATATCATCACAAACAAAATTAACAGTAGGTTATATACTTATTGCATTAGCATTCTCAGTAGCGATGCGCCTTATTTGGGTTTACCAGTTTAGTGGATATGAACCATATATGTTTAATGGTCAGTTTATGATAAATACAAATGATGGATATTATTGGGCGGAGGGGGCTAGAGACATACTTAGTGGAGTTTCTCAAGATAATGACCTTTCACCAATTATTACTGCTACTTCTATTCTCACAGCATTCTTTGCATATATATTTCCATTTTCTTTTGAGACTATTATGTTTTACATGCCAGTGGTTTTGGGTTCATTAGTTGTAATTCCAATTGTCTTAATTGCCAAAAGTATAGATAATTTAGAGTTAGGTTTTATAGCTGCTCTTTTAGCATCTATTGCTTGGAGTTATTATAATCGTACAATGGTTGGTTATTATGATACGGACATGTTAAACGTAGTCCTTCCAATGTTTTTACTTTGGTCTATCATTTTGGCAATTCAAACAAATGAAAATAAATATCTTCTTATTACAGCATTAGATATTTTAGTATATAGATGGTGGTATCCACAAAGTTATGCTCTAGAATTCTCATTTTTTGGCTTGATACTACTTTATACTTTGGTATGGGATAGAAAAAATCTTTATAATTATAAACTATTGGCAATTATGATGTTTGCTATGTTAAATATAGATGGTTTTATACGCTTTCCTATTGTCATTGGTTTATTTTATGCTTTTAAACAAGAAAAATTTCAAAAATATATTTATCCTATTTTTGCTATCTCAGTAGTGGCATTTTTTACTACGGGTGGTTTTAATCCTATTTGGAGTAAGTTAAAAGCTTATGTATTTAAAGATGCTATTGTAGCTACGAAAGATGGACTAAATCTTCATTTTTACTCTGTTATGCAGACGGTTAGAGAAGCAGGACAAATCTCTTTTGAAAGATTTGCTAATCGCATAAGTGGGCATATTATTACACTCCTTTTATCTGTTGTTGGTTATATATACTTGGTTTATAAACATAGAATTATGATTTTAGGACTTCCTATGATAGGGCTTGGTTTTTTAGCTTTAACAGGTGGTCTTAGATTTACTATATATGCTGTTCCTTTAATGGCTTTTGGAGTAGCTTTTTTAATCACAGAACTCTCAGTAAAAATGCCAACAAAAAAGTTAAAATACTTAAGTATTATTGCTTTTACTTTAGCAATTTTGTATCCGAATTATAAGCATATTGATGCGTATAAAGTTCCAACAGTTTTTAATGTTGATGAGGTGAAAGTGTTAAATAAGTTAAAAATCATAGCCGATAGAGAAGACTATGTAGTTTCTTGGTGGGATTATGGTTTCCCTATACGATATTACGCTGATGTGAAAACTTTAATAGATGGAGGGAAGCATAGTGGAAGTGTGAATTTCCCTGTTAGTTATGTTTTAACTAATCCTTCGCATAAAGCTGCAAAAATGGCTAGACTAGATGTTGAATATACAGAGAAAGCTTTTGATATTAGAGAAAAAAATAAACACCTAGAAGAATCAAAACGAGTAAGATTAAAAACAAATATAGAAGAGATGACAAAAGACTATGGCTTTAAAGATACAAATGATTTCTTAGCCTCTTTATCAACAGAGATAAAATTACCTAAAAAAACAAGAGATATTTATTTGTTTTTGCCTTTTAAGATGCTTGGCATCTATCCAACTGTAAAGGTATTCTCAAATTTAAATCTGATGAACGGAAAACAAAAGAGAGAGCCATTTTTCTATATGAGTAGAAATTTTAATGAAACTCAAAACACTATCGAACTTGGGAGTGGAGTTTCATTAAGTAAAGCACAAGGTATTATAAATATAGGAGGAGAAAAGGTTGGAGTTAAAAGAATTGTAACAACTTACTATGACAAAAGGGGTACGTTACAAAAAAATATAACAATGACAAACTACAATGCACCAGTAAGCTTAATTTATATGTCGACATATAAAACTTTTTTAGTTGTAGATGAGCAAACATATAATTCACTTTATATTCAACTTATGGTTTTAGAAGAGTATGACAGAAATCTTTTTGAGCAAGTTCTTACAAATCCACATGTAAAAGTTTATAAGCTTAAGATATAA
- the mtnA gene encoding S-methyl-5-thioribose-1-phosphate isomerase, producing MQGKYRALWLNDDNFLEVIDQRKLPFEYVTKVLKTTDGIVEAIKNMTVRGAGVIGSVAAFGIYTASMEVENLGYEKLKEKAKLIRDSRPTAVNLMWAVDKMMELLKNSTNLVADAKKYAIELNDEEAKESQNIAKHGADIIEEILKKKSKTKINILTHCNAGWLAVIDEGTALAPIYEAQKRGIDVHVWVDETRPRNQGASLTAWELTQSKVNHTIIADNTGGHLMQIGEVDMVITGADRVSANGDVANKIGTYLKALAAKDNGVPFYVAIPASTFDFDIRDGMKEIPIELRSEDEVKYMKGIDASGVVREVLITPKDSPAINYGFDVTPARLITGLITDKGVCKANFSEINKKFKKA from the coding sequence TTGCAGGGTAAATATAGAGCCTTATGGCTAAATGATGATAACTTTTTAGAAGTTATCGACCAGAGAAAACTTCCCTTTGAATATGTAACAAAAGTTTTAAAAACTACTGATGGAATTGTTGAAGCGATAAAAAATATGACAGTTCGTGGTGCTGGGGTTATAGGAAGTGTTGCAGCTTTTGGCATCTATACTGCATCTATGGAAGTGGAAAATTTGGGCTATGAAAAGTTAAAAGAAAAAGCAAAACTCATTAGAGATTCTCGACCAACGGCAGTAAACCTTATGTGGGCAGTTGATAAGATGATGGAGCTTTTAAAAAATTCAACTAACTTAGTTGCAGATGCTAAAAAATATGCCATAGAACTCAATGATGAAGAAGCAAAAGAAAGTCAAAATATCGCAAAACATGGTGCTGACATAATTGAAGAAATTTTAAAGAAAAAAAGTAAAACTAAGATAAATATTTTGACTCACTGCAATGCTGGTTGGTTAGCAGTCATAGATGAAGGAACTGCTTTAGCTCCAATATATGAAGCACAAAAAAGAGGGATAGATGTTCATGTTTGGGTAGATGAAACAAGACCTAGAAATCAAGGAGCATCTTTAACTGCTTGGGAGCTAACTCAAAGTAAAGTTAATCATACAATTATTGCAGATAATACAGGTGGACATCTTATGCAAATAGGTGAAGTTGATATGGTTATCACAGGTGCTGATAGAGTAAGTGCAAATGGCGATGTGGCAAATAAAATAGGAACATATTTAAAGGCACTTGCTGCAAAAGATAATGGCGTTCCTTTTTATGTAGCTATCCCAGCATCTACCTTTGACTTTGATATAAGAGATGGAATGAAAGAGATTCCTATAGAGCTAAGAAGTGAAGATGAAGTTAAGTATATGAAAGGTATAGATGCTTCTGGAGTTGTAAGAGAAGTTTTAATCACTCCAAAAGATTCACCTGCAATAAATTATGGGTTTGATGTTACACCAGCAAGACTTATAACTGGACTTATAACGGACAAAGGAGTTTGTAAAGCAAACTTTAGTGAGATAAATAAAAAATTTAAGAAGGCATAA
- the mtnK gene encoding S-methyl-5-thioribose kinase — protein sequence MEYKELDVKSVISYLKDVDEVMDYFCGDDLEAKEIGNGNLNYVYLVSSISNPKKALIVKQAVPYLRCVGEEFALSRQRMTFEIRALLKFKNIVTSVIPKIYHASEDMSIVVMEFLDSHSILRDGLTSRVKYPNFSEHISTYLANTLFKTSSLCLDSTQKRELVYEFNANSELCKLTEDFVFTFAFMQNETNDEENVKNNPLAKKLFLDMEFKVKVLDLKYKFMTASDALIHGDLHTGSVMLNDKETFVIDPEFAFVGPFGFDIGALLANLVNNYIRHSVVTKDEDFKKYLLQMIKEVLELFNKKFLKLWEVQSDSALLIDGYIDANTASKYREKFLKEILRDSVGFAGCKMARRVFGVAGVAEIRGIENQKLRLDAEALVLKIAREFVIKYEKIDSIEDILEIIIAG from the coding sequence ATGGAGTATAAAGAGTTAGATGTAAAAAGTGTTATATCGTATCTAAAAGATGTTGATGAGGTTATGGACTACTTTTGTGGTGATGATTTAGAAGCAAAAGAGATAGGAAATGGCAACTTAAATTATGTCTATCTCGTTAGTTCAATCTCAAACCCAAAAAAAGCACTTATAGTTAAACAGGCTGTTCCTTACCTTAGATGCGTAGGTGAAGAGTTTGCTCTTTCACGCCAAAGAATGACTTTTGAAATAAGAGCACTTTTAAAATTTAAAAATATTGTAACTAGTGTTATTCCTAAAATTTACCATGCAAGTGAAGATATGTCCATCGTAGTGATGGAGTTTCTTGATTCTCATAGCATCTTAAGAGATGGACTTACATCAAGAGTTAAATATCCAAATTTTAGTGAGCATATTTCTACCTACTTAGCAAACACACTTTTTAAAACTTCATCTCTTTGTTTAGACTCAACGCAAAAAAGAGAACTTGTATATGAGTTTAATGCAAACAGTGAGCTTTGCAAACTTACAGAAGATTTTGTATTTACTTTTGCTTTTATGCAAAATGAAACTAATGATGAAGAGAATGTAAAAAACAATCCACTAGCAAAAAAACTTTTTTTAGACATGGAGTTTAAGGTAAAAGTATTAGATTTAAAGTACAAGTTTATGACAGCTTCAGATGCTTTGATTCATGGAGATTTACATACTGGTTCGGTGATGTTAAATGATAAAGAAACATTTGTAATAGACCCAGAGTTTGCTTTTGTTGGACCTTTTGGTTTTGATATTGGTGCACTTTTGGCAAATCTTGTAAATAACTATATTCGTCATAGTGTTGTAACAAAAGATGAGGATTTTAAAAAATACCTTCTTCAAATGATAAAAGAAGTTTTAGAACTTTTTAATAAGAAATTTTTGAAACTATGGGAAGTTCAGAGTGATTCTGCTTTACTTATAGATGGATACATAGATGCTAATACAGCCTCAAAATATAGAGAAAAGTTTTTAAAAGAGATACTAAGAGATAGCGTAGGCTTTGCAGGTTGTAAGATGGCAAGACGAGTTTTTGGTGTTGCTGGTGTTGCTGAGATTCGAGGTATAGAAAATCAAAAATTACGCTTAGATGCTGAGGCTTTAGTTTTAAAAATAGCTAGAGAATTTGTTATCAAATATGAAAAAATAGATAGTATTGAAGATATATTGGAGATAATAATTGCAGGGTAA
- a CDS encoding glycosyltransferase family A protein yields MNVTVIIPTYNRYEVLKRALASIYAQTHQPKEVIVIDDGSTDATSQITQDFPNIKYIYQKNTGVSSARNLGIKNAKYEWLAFLDSDDEWHENKLQEHLYFHKNNQNIFMSYTDEKWIRNNKEVKIPIKYHKHGGKIFKECLSHCVIAPSATLIHKDVLNDVGEFDEDLEVCEDYDLWLRVSIKYEIGLIDKKLITKYGGDEDQLSIKFWGMDRFRVKALEKLLPNIQVKKELLKKYDLLLKGAIKHDKIQEINIYEKRLEDLD; encoded by the coding sequence ATGAATGTAACGGTTATCATTCCAACCTATAACCGCTATGAAGTTTTAAAAAGAGCGTTAGCATCTATATATGCTCAAACTCATCAGCCAAAAGAAGTTATAGTTATTGATGATGGTTCAACAGATGCAACTTCACAAATAACACAAGATTTTCCAAATATAAAATATATTTATCAAAAAAATACAGGAGTTTCAAGTGCTAGAAACTTGGGTATTAAAAATGCAAAATATGAATGGTTGGCATTTTTGGATTCTGATGATGAGTGGCATGAAAATAAACTACAAGAGCATCTATACTTTCACAAAAATAATCAAAATATTTTTATGAGTTATACAGATGAAAAATGGATAAGAAATAATAAAGAAGTAAAAATCCCAATAAAATATCATAAACATGGAGGAAAGATTTTTAAAGAGTGTCTTTCTCATTGTGTCATAGCTCCTTCTGCTACACTAATTCATAAGGATGTATTAAATGATGTTGGAGAGTTTGATGAAGACTTAGAAGTTTGTGAAGATTATGATTTATGGTTACGAGTTTCTATTAAATATGAAATAGGTCTTATTGACAAGAAACTTATTACAAAATATGGTGGAGATGAAGACCAGCTTAGCATAAAGTTTTGGGGTATGGATAGGTTTAGAGTTAAAGCACTTGAAAAATTATTACCAAATATTCAAGTAAAAAAAGAGTTATTAAAAAAATATGACTTACTTTTAAAAGGTGCCATAAAACATGATAAAATACAAGAAATTAATATTTACGAAAAAAGATTAGAGGATTTAGATTGA
- a CDS encoding DNA ligase, whose protein sequence is MKKFLLIFLFSSLFAQKPELFLLNKYSTDIDVTSWYMSEKLDGVRAYWDGEKLISRNGKVFSAPAFFIKDFPKNKLDGELWSKRGDFSNVSSIVNRKKANEAWKNLTYNIFEVPDAKGNLLERLKIVRTNKYIKVIKQIKVKDKKHLDSFLKTIEEKGGEGVVVRDGSLNYYAKRNNDALKVKSYIDEECVVVGYNEGHGKYKGLVGSISCKMNNKQVIKIGSGLKNYQRKNPPKIGAIITFKYYGLTSKGNPRFPVFLHERN, encoded by the coding sequence ATGAAGAAATTTTTGCTTATTTTTCTGTTTTCATCTCTTTTTGCACAGAAACCTGAACTATTTCTTTTAAATAAATATAGCACAGATATAGATGTGACTTCTTGGTATATGAGTGAAAAACTTGATGGCGTTAGAGCCTATTGGGATGGAGAGAAACTAATATCTCGAAACGGAAAAGTTTTTTCTGCTCCTGCTTTTTTTATAAAAGATTTCCCTAAAAATAAACTAGATGGTGAACTTTGGAGTAAGAGAGGTGACTTTTCAAATGTATCTTCGATAGTAAATAGAAAAAAAGCCAATGAGGCTTGGAAAAATTTAACTTACAATATTTTTGAAGTCCCAGATGCTAAAGGCAATCTTTTAGAACGACTAAAAATAGTTAGAACTAATAAATACATTAAAGTAATAAAACAAATAAAAGTAAAAGATAAGAAGCATCTAGACTCTTTTTTAAAAACTATTGAAGAGAAGGGCGGAGAAGGAGTTGTCGTTCGTGATGGGAGTTTAAACTACTATGCTAAAAGGAATAATGACGCACTAAAAGTAAAGAGTTATATAGATGAAGAGTGTGTTGTTGTAGGATATAATGAAGGTCATGGAAAGTATAAAGGCTTAGTTGGTTCAATCTCTTGTAAAATGAATAATAAACAAGTCATAAAGATAGGAAGTGGACTGAAAAATTATCAAAGAAAAAATCCTCCAAAAATTGGTGCTATAATAACCTTTAAATATTATGGTTTAACCTCAAAAGGAAATCCTAGGTTTCCAGTTTTTTTACATGAGAGAAACTAA
- the mqnE gene encoding aminofutalosine synthase MqnE — translation MNRLNFEQSLELYEMDFFTLGVMADERRKELHGKKTYFNINRHINPTNVCADVCKFCAYSATRKNPNQYTMTHDEIMEIVKDVASRGAKEVHIVSAHNPNTGLEWYLEIFKKIKTAYPHLHVKALTAAEVDFLAREYDKSYDEILDLMVENGVDSMPGGGAEIFDEKVRDFICKGKVTSAQWLEIHEKWHARGKMSNVTMLFGHVESRENRIDHMMRIRELQDKTGGFNAFIPLVYQRENNYLKVKDFMSANEILKTMAVSRLVLDNVPNIKAYWVTSTVNLALLAQEFGANDLDGTIEKESINSAAGAASANGVNLEDFVAQIKNSGFMPVERDSLYNEIKEW, via the coding sequence ATGAATCGTTTAAACTTTGAGCAATCTCTTGAGCTATATGAGATGGATTTTTTTACTCTTGGAGTTATGGCAGATGAAAGACGAAAAGAACTTCATGGTAAAAAAACTTACTTTAATATAAATCGTCATATAAATCCTACAAATGTTTGTGCTGATGTTTGTAAGTTTTGTGCGTATTCGGCAACTAGAAAAAACCCGAACCAATACACAATGACTCATGATGAGATTATGGAGATTGTCAAAGATGTTGCGAGTCGTGGAGCAAAAGAAGTTCACATAGTTTCTGCTCATAATCCAAATACTGGACTTGAGTGGTACTTAGAGATTTTTAAAAAGATAAAAACCGCTTATCCGCATCTTCATGTTAAAGCGCTTACAGCAGCTGAAGTTGATTTTTTAGCAAGAGAATATGACAAAAGTTATGATGAAATACTAGACCTTATGGTTGAAAACGGTGTTGACTCTATGCCTGGTGGTGGTGCTGAAATCTTTGATGAGAAGGTTCGTGATTTTATATGTAAGGGTAAAGTGACTTCGGCTCAATGGTTGGAGATACATGAAAAATGGCATGCTAGAGGCAAAATGTCAAATGTAACTATGCTTTTTGGTCATGTTGAAAGTCGAGAAAATAGAATTGACCATATGATGAGAATACGAGAACTTCAAGATAAAACAGGTGGTTTTAATGCTTTTATACCTCTAGTTTATCAAAGAGAAAACAACTATTTAAAAGTTAAAGATTTTATGAGTGCAAATGAAATCTTAAAAACTATGGCAGTGAGCCGTTTAGTTTTAGATAATGTACCTAATATAAAAGCGTATTGGGTTACAAGTACAGTAAATCTTGCTCTTTTAGCACAAGAATTTGGAGCAAATGACCTAGATGGAACGATAGAAAAAGAGTCTATAAACTCAGCGGCTGGAGCGGCTAGTGCTAATGGTGTAAACTTAGAAGATTTTGTAGCACAGATAAAAAATAGTGGTTTTATGCCTGTTGAAAGAGATAGTTTATATAATGAAATTAAAGAGTGGTAA